TATTCCTAAACAAGGACTTTGCCATTTAATAATAGTTCATTATACAGGAGATCTCACCTGCAGCACAGAGTCTGTGTTCTCTACTGTGGTCGTCTTCTCTGCGTGCGGCATCGTCTCTGCACCACTGCTGTCAACATTGACCAGGTTTTGACTGACAGGTCTGATGTATCTGTATTCACTCTTCCCAGAGTCTGTGGTCATGCACACCTCATAGTTATAGACGTGCTGTAGAGTTCCTGTAGCGCCAACGTCTGCGTAACGGGGCGGATAATACGCGCTGGGAATAACAGGGAGATTCCCATTGGATTTATAGAACAGACGAGACTGTCTCCATCTGTAGACCTTCACTGACACCAACACTATGACAGACACAATAAAGAGAAAGGACACCACAGCCAGAGACAAAACTAAATAGAAAGTCAGGCTGTCATTGTAGTCCTTGTCGTGCGTAAAGTCGCTGAACTCCGAGAGCACTTCTGGGAAGCTGTCCGCCACCGCCACGTTCACATTGACTGTAGCTGAGCGAGAGGGCTGCCCATTGTCCTCCACCACCACAACCAGCCTTTGTTTCACAGCATCTTTATCAGACACCTGCCGTGAAGTGCGGATCTCTCCATTCTGTGAGCCCACTTCAAACAGCGCCCTGTCTGTCGCTTTGAGCAGTTTATATGAGAGCCAGGCATTCTGTCCAGAGTCCGCATCCACAGCCACCACTTTAGTGACGAGATAGCCAACATCTGCTGAACGAGCCACCATTTCAGCCACCAGAGAGACCCCGCTCTGCACCGGATAGAGGATCTGAGGGGAATTGTCATTCTGGTCTTCAATACAAATGCTGACTGTCACGTTGCTGCTAAGAGGTGGAGATCCCCCATCTCGCGCTTTTACCCCAAATGTGAAACTCTTGATTTGCTCATAATCAAAAGAGCGCACTGCATGGATGACTCCACTCTCAGAATTGACTGATATATAGGAAGAAACTGGCGCTCCGTAAATACTGATTTCCTGAAGAATGTAAGAAATTCGGGCGTTCTGATTCCAATCAGCGTCTCTGGCTCTGACGGAGAATAACGAGAGGCCAGGCGTGTTATTTTCCTTTATGTGTGCTGTATACGAGCTCTTCTCAAAAACAGGCGCATTGTCATTAACATCTGAAATTTTCAAAGATAGTGTAAAATTGCTGGACAGAGCAGGGACACCTTCATCTGTGGCAGTAATCGTGATATTATATTCCGAGTCTGTTTCCCGATCTAAAGCCTTGTCAGTTACCAGGTTATAGAAATTGTTTGAAGACGACGTGATTTTAAACGGAATGTTGTCATTGACAGTGCAATGCACAAAGCCGTTGTTTGCGGAGTCCTGGTCTTGCACATTGATCATGGCTATAACGGTCCCAGGTAATGCATTCTCAGCTACAGAGTTAGAAACAGACATGAGCGTTATTGCCGGGATATTATCATTCACATCAATAACGTCTATAACCAGTTCACTGGCATCAATGAGACCACCGTTATCTTTGGCTTTTATATTCATTTGGAAATGTTTGGCTTTTTCATAATCGATTTGCCCAATCACCTTTACCTCACCGGTATGTGAATCTAAATCAAACAATTTACTTATTGAATCTGTTAAATGTGAAACTGAATACATTACTAAACCGTTTATACCTTTATCAGCATCAGACGCACTTACTGTCG
This is a stretch of genomic DNA from Amia ocellicauda isolate fAmiCal2 chromosome 11, fAmiCal2.hap1, whole genome shotgun sequence. It encodes these proteins:
- the LOC136763044 gene encoding protocadherin gamma-A11-like; the protein is MSCRTMKWQVRFVILFLLSLESVRGQVRYSVPEEMSKGSFVGNVVHDLGLDLKRLKAGRARVFTGDNSEYIELNAEKGELVMKERIDREQLCGQISPCTFAFQIILDNPMELHRVNVEILDVNDNVPTFPTDEIQLEISESALPGARFVLESAVDPDVGVNTLQSYTLKPTDHFVLKLHSKSDGSKQVEMMLQKQLDREKQEEMSLLLTAVDGGDPQLSGTVKILINVLDANDNPPVFTQSIYKAVVVENAPKGTLVTTVSASDADKGINGLVMYSVSHLTDSISKLFDLDSHTGEVKVIGQIDYEKAKHFQMNIKAKDNGGLIDASELVIDVIDVNDNIPAITLMSVSNSVAENALPGTVIAMINVQDQDSANNGFVHCTVNDNIPFKITSSSNNFYNLVTDKALDRETDSEYNITITATDEGVPALSSNFTLSLKISDVNDNAPVFEKSSYTAHIKENNTPGLSLFSVRARDADWNQNARISYILQEISIYGAPVSSYISVNSESGVIHAVRSFDYEQIKSFTFGVKARDGGSPPLSSNVTVSICIEDQNDNSPQILYPVQSGVSLVAEMVARSADVGYLVTKVVAVDADSGQNAWLSYKLLKATDRALFEVGSQNGEIRTSRQVSDKDAVKQRLVVVVEDNGQPSRSATVNVNVAVADSFPEVLSEFSDFTHDKDYNDSLTFYLVLSLAVVSFLFIVSVIVLVSVKVYRWRQSRLFYKSNGNLPVIPSAYYPPRYADVGATGTLQHVYNYEVCMTTDSGKSEYRYIRPVSQNLVNVDSSGAETMPHAEKTTTVENTDSVLQVRSPV